ACTTCCCGTAACTCAAAACTGGTATGAAGCTGGCTGACCCCGTCAATTTTGCTAAGTCTATGAAGCAAAAACTCTTCATAATGACTCATATCACGCACCACGACCTTTAACAGATAATCTTCCGACCGCCCTGTAACAAGGCTACACGACACCACTTCATCAAAGGTTTTGATGTGATTTTCAAATTCGCCAAAGCGTTCGGCAGTGTGCTTATCCATGCTAACCGCCACAAAGACGGATAGTGTGTTACCCAGCGAGCGTGCGGACGTATGAGCGTGATAGCCTGTGATAACGCCCATGTCTTCAAGCCGTTTAATCCTGCGAATGACAGGCGTGGCGGAGAGATTGACTTGCTCAGATATGTCGGCAACGGCAAGGCGAGCATTGCCCGTGAGTAGTTTTAGGATTTTATGGTCAATGGGGTCTAGGTTAATAGCGTTCATGTTGGGAAATTATCAAAATTTGGCGGATTTTACCATAAAATCATCATTTTTTGGTAAATATGGCTAAAATATGCCAAAAATTTTTGTAAAATTGGTAAAAATTAGTGCAAAATTTTGGTATGATAATACAATGATTTATTAAAGTTTTCCGTTCGCCCTTGTATCAACCCAACACCAAACCTAGATTATCTGCTAGAATGTTGTTGGGTTATACAAGCAAAGAGAACACGGGTTCGCCCTTAGTGTCTTAACACTGGTGCTCAGATGGTGTCCTTTGCTTGTCATCTTAACTCTGAATGGTATCTAAGTGCGTTTATTAAAACAGACACTGCATAAACAAGGCAAGAGACAGATGATACACTATATTGGCATAGACATCAGCAAAGCAAAGTTTGATGTTGCATTTATAAACCCAAGCACAAATAAAGTAAAAACCAAGGTTTTTAACAACAACAAAGCAGGCTTTGATTTACTGCTTGCTTGGTTAAAAACCAATGTCAGCAATCATCTTGATGAGCTACACATCATCCTAGAAGCAACAGGGGTTTATCATGAACACCTAAGTGAGTTTCTTGATGATAATAATATCAAGCAAAGCATTGTCAATCCTAACTATGTCCGCAAATTTGCAGACAGTTTGGGGGTAATCCATAAAACTGATAAAAAAGACAGCATTATTTTATCAAGGTATGGTTATAGCCACAAGCCTGAGGTTTGGGTAGCACCTAGCATTGAAGCCAAACAGCTAAAAGCTCTATTGGCTCGCTTAGAAGCACTCAAAGAAGATTTGCAACGAGAGCAAAACCGACAAGAGTTGCTCTTATCACCCAATCTGCCCGATTTGGTTAAAGCATCCATGCAAACAGTCATCAATGTCCTTCAAGAGGAAATTGCCAAACTCACCAAAGACATTGATGACTTTGTTGACAAACACCCAAGTTTAAAGCAAGACAAAACCTTACTTGAAACCATTGACGGTATTGGTTCTGTTATTGCCAAAGAAGTGGTATGCTTAATACATACCAAACAATTTAAAAAAGCCTCACAGATGGCTTCGTTTTTAGGCTTAATACCCAAACAAAGACAGTCAGGTGTCTTTAAGGGAGCAACCAAACTGTCCAAACAAGGGCAAGTCTCTTTGCGTGCTAAGCTGTATATGTCTGCAATGAGTGCCATTCGTTATAATAGCACCATTAAGGCATTTTATGAACGATTACAACAAAACGGTAAAACCAAAATGCAAGCCTTATGTGCTTGTATGCGTAAATTGGTACATATCTGTTTTGGTGTTATCAAAACCCAAACATCCTTTGAGCAACAAGTATCTTTAAGTTAGTTTGTAAGATACTAGATACCAGATACTTAAAAAACCATTGACTTAGGTGGGGTATCATGGTATCTGAGCTATGCCTGCGGGTGGCGGAAAACCGTTATGGGCAGGCATAGCTCACCACGAACGGTTTTAATTTAAAAAAAATATAGCGAGCCTAGCCATGCCAACACCCAAAATCACCCCCAAAAACCCCGCTTTTGACCATACCAAATACCGTCCTTTTGAATTTGCTCCCAAATTAGAAAATCGGACTTGGTGTGATAAAAGAATTGAAAAAGCCCCCATCTGGGCGAGCGTGGATTTGCGAGACGGCAACCAAGCCTTGATTGACCCCATGACCATTGAGCAAAAATTACGCTTTTTTAAATTGCTCGTAGCGGTTGGTTTCAAGGAGATTGAGATTGGCTTTCCGTCTGCCGCCCAAGTGGAATTTGACTTTACACGTCTTTTGATTGAAGGCGGTCATGTGCCTGATGACGTTACTTTGCAGGTGCTGGTGCAGGCTCGTGAGCATTTGATTGAACGCACCTTTGAGAGCCTAAAAGGGGCAAAACGTGCCATTGTTCACGTTTATAACAGCACGTCAAGGGTGCAACGTGATAAGGTCTATCAGCTTGATAAGGACGG
This Moraxella sp. K1664 DNA region includes the following protein-coding sequences:
- a CDS encoding Lrp/AsnC family transcriptional regulator, yielding MNAINLDPIDHKILKLLTGNARLAVADISEQVNLSATPVIRRIKRLEDMGVITGYHAHTSARSLGNTLSVFVAVSMDKHTAERFGEFENHIKTFDEVVSCSLVTGRSEDYLLKVVVRDMSHYEEFLLHRLSKIDGVSQLHTSFELREVFERSAV
- a CDS encoding IS110 family transposase, which gives rise to MRLLKQTLHKQGKRQMIHYIGIDISKAKFDVAFINPSTNKVKTKVFNNNKAGFDLLLAWLKTNVSNHLDELHIILEATGVYHEHLSEFLDDNNIKQSIVNPNYVRKFADSLGVIHKTDKKDSIILSRYGYSHKPEVWVAPSIEAKQLKALLARLEALKEDLQREQNRQELLLSPNLPDLVKASMQTVINVLQEEIAKLTKDIDDFVDKHPSLKQDKTLLETIDGIGSVIAKEVVCLIHTKQFKKASQMASFLGLIPKQRQSGVFKGATKLSKQGQVSLRAKLYMSAMSAIRYNSTIKAFYERLQQNGKTKMQALCACMRKLVHICFGVIKTQTSFEQQVSLS